DNA from Onychomys torridus chromosome 1, mOncTor1.1, whole genome shotgun sequence:
GATAAAAGAGCAGAAGGTTATAACTTGAAAGATGAAGATGGACGACTTCGAGACCCATTTAGAATTACGGCACTACGGGTATATGCTGCATTTTCTTTAACCTTTCCAGCACTTTTCAGATTTTAATCCAAAACAGTTAGATCAGCTGTTGACCACTGTTTCATGAGGTATAACGGGCACTACCAGTAGTGGCCCTCCTTGCTGTGTACTTGTTGAAAATGGCATTCATCAGTGTCACCAAGGTCACAATCTTCAGAAATACAGTGGTGCTGAGGGAAAAGCTCATGTTTGGTTTCCTGGCAGAGCTTCTAGTAAGAAGGACTCAGGCCAGCTGAGCTTCTGTGGTAGAAACCAGAGTACTTGCTAGTGGAGTAATAGTGTAGGTAGGATGACCAATGAACCAGCAAGACATTACCAGTGGAGCTGGTAAAATTTCCTCTGAGCTAACTGTGGGACTAgtaggggtttttttgttgttgttgtgtttttttgttttttgtttttttaattttaactcttCCCCTATTGGACCTGATCATTGGTACTTTTAATGGTGGGCTCAGTGCAAACAGTGGCACCTGGGAAGGAGCAGAGCATAGCTATGTTTTGGAAATAGGTGGATTGCAGGTGCTTCAGGGAGGTTTAAGACTTTGTTGGTTGAAAGTAGCTGTCTCCAGTGCTGCTGATATGTGGCAGCCTTTTTTTCCTAATAGGATGCCTCAGGCTCAGCAGCTGGAGTCTATGTAGTCTCTGATGTCCCACATGCTTGAGAAAGCTAGAGAGTGAGGGCTGTCCCTGCACAAAGATGGTGGGCAGAGCTGGGCTGATTATCCAAGGACAGTCTTCTTCTTGTAACAGTTAGCCTGACAACAGGTGAAGAAAAGAGATACTGTTTGTTCGGGTCTAATCCTAGGAACTCAGATGCCTTCTTCTATACCATTGGTCATTTTGGAATATTGTGCTGTGTTTGCCTGTCTGACTTAGTGTggatacattttgttttaaatatcccATGGTATAGGGGCTGCTGCCAAGTTCTCTGAAACCTCCTGTTCTGGCCTTACCTCCCTTGCCACCAGATCCACCCCACTTGTACACACAGCCCTTCACAAACACTGAGATCCTCTCATTCAAACCTCTGCATATCCTATAAGCTCATGTGCTTATTGGGAAAACTCAGGTCCTACCAGGTCCAGTATGATTTTATTCCAGGCCTCTTTGACAGTTAACCTGAATAAAACCTATCTGATTGGTGGCCAAAGCGAACCATATGAGAGAGGTGATATTGCATTGGCACAGTGTGAGGACAGAATCATTGTCCAGCAATTCTGTGATATTCTTAGGTCTGTATTGGAGTTTCTGCTTCTCAGAGCTCAAAGTAAACCATCTGGCCTGAGCAAGAGCTGGAGACATTagtcttttaagtattttttccCCTGTTATTTTAGTTCTGTGAAAAGGACTGTAGCTAAAAGAGCCCTTTCAATGAGGATTgcagttgctgctgctgctttggtTAGCTGGAAACAGTAGAGGATCATGGCAGTGTGTCTTAGCCCTGCACATTGTAGAACTGTCGTTTCTATTCTAGGGAACCCCAGGGTATAGCCAACACCGACCTAGGGTAAAATGAGAACAGCATCACTACACATTTGCCCAGGCAGGCTCACTTTTTATAGATTGGGACAGGGAAGACTAAATTGACTGGTTCTTCTAAGCCTTCAAGTTTCTTTGTGTCTAgttacagcaataaaaatgactctAGCATCTGACCTTTACCGGAACTTTCCCTGGATGATAGAGAAATGGGagcctttttctcttctctcaggtggTGCTGCTCCTTTAGACTAACTCCTATGTCCATGTTGGGCACAAGTGCTCTGGCCAGGCCATCtttctccctgtccctccctTTGCACCTAGCAGCCTATGCCCCAGAAGCCTCTGGGACCATGGCACTGAGACCTTTACATGAAGGATTCAGACTGTAGCTAGCTCTACATTAGGAGATAGAGCCTTCTCAGCCCAGAGGACCTCTTGCATGCTGTGTATTGATTCCTACATATGCATACACCCCACCTCTATGGCCCATGAGTTGACATTATGAAGCAGACCACCAGTGCTATGAGAGCAGAGATTTGTGCACTCAGCTATAAAGACAAAGTGTTGCTGTCTCATGACTCAGCTCTGGTCACCAGAGAACTGCCAAGAGAATGGTGCCTTGGTGACCTGGAAAACATTGATTAAGGCAGTTTACCTTcctttttccaacaaggccatattgCCTCTATAATGGGAACTAGGAGGAATAGCTATGAACAGATAGCTTTCCACTCTATACTCTGTAGCAGCTCTCCTGGTTTGAGGTGTTGCACAGCTATAGGAAACCTCTGTTTATCCCATTTCTTGTCTAAATACCACATGCTATGCTGTTGTGACCTTTGTTTTGAATTCCTTTCTCCATTCCATTTTTAGGTTCCAATATTGAAGCCAATGGACCTTATGGTAGAAGCAAGTCCACGACGAATCTTTGCAAATGCTCATACATATCACATTAATTCCATTTCAGTAAATAGTGATCATGAAACATATCTCTCTGCAGATGATCTGAGAATTAACCTATGGCATTTAGAAATCACAGATAGAAGCTTCAGTATCCTTTACCAGGTACTGCCTCTTCTTGTTTCCATGGTTATTATGCAGTTACTTCTCCTGGGCAGCTATATCCTGGTCCTTCAGACACTGACCTTTTGAATACAGTATGTTCTAGAGTAGGTCTTTGTGACTGACTATGCCTAAAGATACATATCTCTGCCTGAACGTTCATGTGAGAAACTTTCAGTCTCCTTGGATCAGCCTCTGCCTTGCCTCTGCTACTGCCATATGCCTCCACCCCTTGCACTCAAGTGAACCATTCATGTCCTGCAGAGCTCTAAGCACTGTAGTTCTTGTCACCATAGAGGTCACAGTACTTATTCTTGTCCCAGGCTGCCTTGCTGTCTCATCACACACAGTTTCTGTGAGGTCTCAGAGCCTTGACTCCCAGCTGCTTCTCCCAGATGCTTTACCCTGTAACTCTATCAGCTTTCCATCTCCTTAACTTAAGGATGTTATCAGACTCTAGGTCCCCTCTCTTCAGCAGCATGACACTGACTGGGCAGCTTGAGGCTCATACTGTCTCTAGTCCCTCTGGGTTCCTGTCTCTTAATTGTGGCAGGCAGTGATACAATATAGACTCATACattgcatttttttgttgttgttgttaatttccATTGCTGATCTCCATGATTGACTTCTGCAGGGTTTGTATTGCACTGGCAACCCtaagctagctagctcttaaagTCAAATAATTAGGAAAGCAAAATCATTTGTAATTTGATAatgttttatattagttatagatAGAAATATGTGTAGATGGCACTGCTTGCCTTTGTAGCACACTGAAAGTGTGCTCTGTCATAGTAAGGCACTGTCCTGCATCCACCTAAAGGCCCTTGCTATGGGCTCCTCTGTGGCAGTCTCCTGAAGCTCTTCCCTTAAGCCTTACTGCACAGTTGTCTGTCAAATTTCCCTTGGATGGCCAAATATGCCTTAACATCGCTCTCCAGACATTGTGGACATCAAGCCAGCTAACATGGAGGAGCTGACAGAAGTCATCACTGCCGCTGAGTTCCACCCACACCAGTGCAACGTGTTCGTCTACAGCAGTAGCAAGGGGACCATCAGGCTGTGTGACATGCGCTCCTCTGCCCTGTGTGACAGGCATGCCAAGTGTAAGTCTCCTAGGAATACCCTTGTTTTCCAGAAACTGGCTTTTTGCACTGGTAGACATCTTCCATGTCCTCTGCAGACCTGGAGCATGCTCATAAAGAGGTGCTCCAGCAGCTTTCCTCTGCTCTGACTCAGCTTGGCATCTTTCCTGAGCTCCCCCTGACCTGGGTCCATCCAGGGGAGTGCCATCATCATGGCCTATTTTGTGTGGCAGGACCTGGGCTATAGCCATCAAGAGTGCATTCCTCCTGTGTTATCTGTAGCGGTAAAGAACTGACCCAGGAGATACAATACTGTATGCCTGAGGGCCAGGAAGAGACTTCATCTTAACAagaaggtggggatggagggttagagagatggctcacttgtTAAGGTATGTACTGCTCTTagagaggacttgagtttggtttccatttcaagtggcttacaactgcctgtactGCAGCTTTACCACAAAAACAAGCCATGCCCTTCATTCTGGTGCTctagtggcagaggcaggcaaatttccaGGCAAActgtctatatagtaagttcagccagggctacatagtaagaccctgtcctaacaacaacaaaaactccagttccaaggggattCCCCCAACACATAACACATGCACAactaaaaatcaaaaaacaaaccttTAGGACTAGTGAGGTGGCCCAGCAAGAAAAGTATGCCAAGTATGATGGCCTGGGTGTGTTCCCCAGGActtacatggtagaagaagagaacggACTCctgaaacttgtcctctgacttccacatgcaagcCCCCTCCCTAAacgaaataaataaatggtttttgttgttttggtttttggtttttcaagacagggtttctgtgtagctttggagcctgtcctggactagctttgtagaccaggctggcctcaaactcacagagatccacctgcctttgcctcccgagtgctgggattacaggcatgcaccaccaccgcccagccaaatgtatttttttaagtccCAAATTTAAAGCATACCATGGTCTGTGTTCTCATACAGCATCTCAGAAAGCCCATGTGTAACTGTCAAGTAGAGCTTCCCACTCATACTGGGGCACTTGTGCAAACAGGGAAGCAACTCTTGCTCAGCTACTCTGGAGTGTGGCTCTGTGAAATGTGTGCAGCACCAGGGGTGCTTGACACAGTGTATCCTTTGGGAAATGCTTCTCCTGAGGCCGAAGTGCGTCGTCATCGAATGCTGTTCCTGTTACAGTTCTGCAGTGAAGTGCTGCCAGTATGTGTAGCTTGGGTCTTCAGACGATGTTCCCTCAGTGAACAACTTCAGGTCCCAAGAAGAGCTGACTAGATTGAGTAAATGCTTAGTGTTGGCACTAGCTGCCTTCCAGTCTGTGTGTCCCACACAGAGCCAGCAAACATCATAAACTCCTCCACAGAGAAGAATGAAGGAAACTCTGGAGAAGCTTCAAGTAAAGGAAATGTATCTCCCAACCTGAAGCATGATACGGCATGGGCATGGCTGTGTGATGGAGATCCAGTAGCTTGGGTAGAAGACCTCCCTCTGCTTTGGATACCAGGTGCAGGGAATTGTTGAGCTGCTGCAGACAAAGCTAGTTCTACGGAGGAAGCAATGATACTCTTCAGTCAGATCATGGTGGAACAAGCCACTCACTACAGTAGACAAACTCCTTTGCTATCTAGTCTTGTCCAGTAGTCCCACTCCCCTTGTGTAGCTAGCCACTATGTTGGCTTAAGTTAAGAGACAATCAGTCCTGCAAGCTCCGTGCCATCCATTATGGCTCTTTCAAGGGGCCCAGAGTACTATGTTTGTGTGCTACATATATTCCTGTAGTGTGGACAAATAGGCAGCACATCATGTCCCCAGCCCAGTGCCTTGAGGGTTCAAACAATTGCATACTGAGGTACTGGGTCCCCACAGGACTATGGTCCAGGGTCTGCAGGAATTTGAAGGCTGTACCTTGTTGTGGGCACTGATGGTAGATGACAGACAATCAGAAAGCTAAGGGAGTGAGGATGACACGGAGTCCTCCAGGATCTCTGAGAAGCCCTTGCTGACTTTAGGATGGTAGTTTTCTGATGTATCACAGTAGCTGAAAGTGCTcactttgtttttcagtttttgaagAGCCAGAAGACCCCAGCAGTAGATCCTTTTTCTCAGAAATTATCTCGTCTATATCTGACGTCAAGTTCAGCCACAGTGGTCGGTACATGATGACCAGAGACTATCTGTCGGTGAAGGTATGGGACCTCAACATGGAGGGCAGGCCTGTGGAGACCCACCAGGTGCATGAGTACCTCCGAAGCAAGCTCTGCTCCTTGTATGAGAATGACTGCATCTTTGACAAGTTCGAGTGCTGCTGGAATGGTTCAGACAGGTGAGGCTGCCAGTGTCTCAGTCAGTTGCAGGATGCTGATGGGTTTGTGTTCTCCTTTTATGTGTTCTGTGATCTATCTCAGGAAAAACCAGTTGTTTGAGCAGACCTTTCCTCACCAACAGTGCACCATGGTTCATGATAGAGTACTCAGTGAATGATTACACACAtaagtggaaggaagggagggagggaggaaggaaggaaagaaggaagcagaagtCATCAAGGCTACCATGCAGTTTGCCTCTATTTAGAAGGGTTTAAGAAACAAGCtactactggggctggagagtttttttttttttttttttttttttaattttttcgagacagggtttctctgtacctttggagcctgtcctcaaactcacagagatccacctgcctctgcctcccgagtgctgggattacaggcgtgcaccaccaccgcccggcaataaataaatctttttttaaaagaaggctaCAGCCCTCCTATTTACTTCTGGGGCATAGGACATGCTGCCTCAGTGCAGTCCTAGGCTGCATCATTTATCTCATACACATCTGTATAAATCAAACTGTTTTTAGTGCTGCTGAGAGGTCTTTGAAATCATCCCAAAAGAAGTCAGTCTCAGATGATGTAATCAGATTCTCTTAGATCATCAGTTTATAGAATTTCTGTTGAGAATTTAAGTGACTAGACACTGAAATACCCTTCAACATAAATGGCTGGGATGTAGTAGCACACAATCTGAATCACAGCATTTGAGTGCTAAGGCTGAAACACTaccagttcaaggctagcttgggctatatagcaagaccctgtctcaaaatgatcTCTAGTTAACTGTTgcgcttgctgaccttgaccttgatatcctccctatgctaattccctgtgagattccaccctcctgaatgcttaagggaagttctgtATATCCtacatattgggcattaacagctttgatgcaagattgtaaaacatcggaagcgaacttctgccctccggggttctcccgttgtgctgtaaacctgtatttaagacctcctccctccttcaataaacagcattcaagAAAAAGATCTCTAAATACCTAAAAACATTAGCTCCGGTACAAGTACTTCATTAAGTAATAGTTGTGCTCACACACTAGAATTGCTGCCTGTCATGCCAGTTTAGACGTTCAGAGGCCAAGCACTGCAGTCATCAGGAAGAGAAAGCAGCATGAGCTTCATGCTGGCATGGCTCCCAAAGTGACTTGTGGGCCTGCTGTAAACTTTGATGCACTTAGTCTGGCATTGCAGCCAACTTCTGAGCTGGAGGATAAGTGGGTTACTGTTTTTACAGTGTGCAGACTCTTATTTAGTACCCTCTTCCTCGAGGTTCCCAGGTAGAAAGCattcatgaaattttaaaactctATGGAAAACATGCAAGGCTGCTTCACAGTGTGTGTTGTGTTACCCCACCCCAGCTCTCAGGACTCTTCCAGTATGAAATCAGTTAAGCTCACAGGGAAAATGTATCAAGTGTATTCAGAAAAATGCTGTCACGGGCAACAGAAACAATAGAGTTTCTAGGGATCtctttttactgtttgtttttactttggttGACAGGGTCTGATATATCCCAGGCTTGTTCAAACTCAAGATTTAGTTGaggatagctttgaactcctgatcctcctgtgcTAGGATtcacctcccatgtgctaggattatagatgtgttaCCTCGCCCaatttatgtggtactgggaatccagcccagggtttcatgcattctaggcaaacactctgccaacaAAATTATATCACTATGTCCTcggccctgttttgtttttgacacaggttCTTGTAGCTtggaaggccttgaactcacaatccttttacctcagcctcctgagttatGGAATTAGAGGTATATACTACCACACTTGGCATAATGCCTAAGAATTCAAATGTAGTAAGTATAAGTAACGgactataaaataagaatatctGAAATAGTTGCAGATTAAAGGCAGAACCAAAAAGGTGAACAAAGAACCAAAAGACTATTAAAATGTTCTAGGAGATTCTAGCACAAACAACTTCTAGAAATAAAGATACACCAGAGCCCAGTCTAACTAAAGATTGATCGACTacaaggaagatcagaagttacCCATAATACAACTCCAGAGCCCAAAGAGCTGGGAAACATGACAGTTAAGAAATATGGAATCATGGTGGCATGTCCTTGTAACTGGGAAGCTGAGTCCTGGGCTACATATTAAGACCCTGTCCTTAAAATGACAACAATGTACTGAGGCTGTAGAAATAGctaggtggttaagagcactaactgctcttccagaggacatcagtttaattcccagccagctcacaactgtctgcaactctacTTCCAGGAGATAAAAGACCaccttctggccttcttgggccataggcacacatatggtacatatacatacatgcaagcaaaacaccccaacacataaaataatttttaaaatgttaaaaagaaaactataaagtTCAAAGACGATAAGATATGCCATACAGCCAACTGGAGAGGAGTCTCCAAAACTCTAGGACTGTTGAAGGGGGTAGTATTAGACTGATAATGAATCTCCCTCTCTATGGTTAGTACAtcctaattttaaaatagtaatgtcCAGAGGTTTTCAGCAGCTCATCCAGGAAGCAAAGAACTCTGCAGCAAAATAAGTGCACAGGTAACCTGTCCACACCATAATGAAATTACAGGACACCAGTAATGTTAAAAGTGGTCTGTGAAAGAACACACATAATACAGAGTGGA
Protein-coding regions in this window:
- the Ppp2r2d gene encoding serine/threonine-protein phosphatase 2A 55 kDa regulatory subunit B delta isoform, producing the protein MAGAGGGGCPAGGNDFQWCFSQVKGAVDEDVAEADIISTVEFNYSGDLLATGDKGGRVVIFQREQENKGRAHSRGEYNVYSTFQSHEPEFDYLKSLEIEEKINKIRWLPQQNAAHFLLSTNDKTIKLWKISERDKRAEGYNLKDEDGRLRDPFRITALRVPILKPMDLMVEASPRRIFANAHTYHINSISVNSDHETYLSADDLRINLWHLEITDRSFNIVDIKPANMEELTEVITAAEFHPHQCNVFVYSSSKGTIRLCDMRSSALCDRHAKFFEEPEDPSSRSFFSEIISSISDVKFSHSGRYMMTRDYLSVKVWDLNMEGRPVETHQVHEYLRSKLCSLYENDCIFDKFECCWNGSDSAIMTGSYNNFFRMFDRNTRRDVTLEASRENSKPRASLKPRKVCTGGKRKKDEISVDSLDFNKKILHTAWHPMESIIAVAATNNLYIFQDKIN